In the Drosophila takahashii strain IR98-3 E-12201 chromosome 3R, DtakHiC1v2, whole genome shotgun sequence genome, one interval contains:
- the LOC108057671 gene encoding uncharacterized protein isoform X7, with protein MSSYYDTELDRKSSRGMIYENEELRLRTININAEVERGQSDIKRLRRENEQLRREIWTLRDECDRLNKRFKAKLNEHEFGGCRGSGGSGGTCHAYRCSGGGGGRGSGGCDVNSDDSDSCDTCRGADDGHCSDECCQEGGSCAPLKPPLPPEVPSHPSPSKSEEGSTGTQNKEQQQPLHFDHLSVVSEETLSNPELMIVQQQEHLTICPPDPHGSQSTLPSMMGPLTPLTPIELVANQLNDLQAMVPPLSYFENILTQHMGARNAAQTPSPELGTSSSTTTGKTMRHTNGWDYNLQSPFTQRKYSDLSSPSRSPPPPVSTMTTFVPTSTLQTMPRIAVNAPSAHLPEGGDIETVAITTNATQHALNSPKHFFAPIKPRLKLNTKLANQGQDLEQDDLPPGSPPPPLRDPPDIFVNNALASPYQRRVSPQTDSVNLESILNDIETISEDILAIQLEKSKSRDNLSHSNNKDDDRAKKPYRSEMNLYLQYDGTNPTISPATTETEIGTATPAVTTSSESGNSGSSKLVRRTRSLEREHTDSPAPHIPDPMAPFPDKCTYLGFDQVNQAVGGAGGVPPQSPNGQRPPIAAKPNVPLKPPPPLPPARRPTMPTEPPPPPPATSASGVVGLPPNKSHLYKSLASAAAKRAIFRSSPSQLTRSLDVDLSATEGEAGVEQSAAANMDELARRKARRVSIVCGSGQGAQAQPDEVGTPVTTVPMATASCVDLSTVLTHPSIKAFKMSHSTPSSPHSSRRRTNSNSMAPTPGASAGGGHHPEVGATASAPPSTTHHHHHRKEGSDPVPMTATVSRTKCSRRHSEGTVHTVHRNSAASGGGGGHHHHSHSHHHPHSGMVISTNPHHSHHSHQDSNHETVTSLSDRNSNSFASSRESSTSFSMRSTRRKISVSSHTGGKIPWCGCWGNGCL; from the exons atgagtTCTTATTACGATACTGA ATTGGACAGAAAGTCTTCGCGGGGCATGATATACGAAAATGAGGAGCTCAGGCTGCGCACCATTAACATTAATGCAGAAGTGGAACGAG GGCAATCGGACATTAAGCGCCTGCGGCGGGAGAACGAGCAACTGCGTCGGGAAATCTGGACTTTGAGGGACGAGTGCGACAGGCTTAACAAGCGCTTCAAAGCGAAACTCAATGAGCACGAGTTCGGTGGCTGCCGGGGCAGCGGAGGGAGTGGCGGCACCTGCCACGCCTACCGCTGCAGCGGCggaggcggtgggcgtggGAGCGGAGGTTGTGATGTAAACAGTGAT GACTCTGACTCATGTGATACGTGTCGCGGGGCAGATGATGGCCACTGCAGCGATGAGTGCTGTCAGGAGGGCGGATCCTGTGCGCCGCTGAAGCCCCCTCTTCCGCCGGAGGTGCCCAGCCACCCGTCTCCATCCAAGAGCGAGGAGGGTAGCACTGGGACCCAGaacaaggagcagcagcagcccttGCACTTCGATCACCTGTCGGTGGTCTCTGAGGAGACCCTGAGCAATCCAGAACTTATGATCgtccagcagcaggagcacctAACGATCTGCCCGCCCGACCCCCACGGGTCGCAGAGCACGCTGCCCAGCATGATGGGACCGCTCACCCCGCTGACGCCCATCGAACTGGTGGCCAACCAGCTGAACGACCTGCAGGCTATGGTGCCACCATTGTCCTACTTCGAGAACATCCTCACGCAGCACATGGGCGCACGTAATGCGG ccCAAACGCCTTCTCCGGAGTTGGGAACCAGTTCGAGCACCACCACCGGCAAGACGATGCGGCACACGAACGGCTGGGACTACAACCTGCAGTCGCCCTTCACGCAGCGCAAATACTCCGATCTGTCGTCGCCGTCCCGCTCGCCACCGCCGCCTGTGAGCACGATGACCACCTTTGTGCCCACGTCCACCCTGCAGACGATGCCCAGGATCGCTGTGAATGCGCCATCTGCACATCTGCCGGAAGGCGGCGACATCGAAACGGTGGCCATCACCACGAATGCCACGCAACATGCGCTCAACAGTCCAAAGCACTTCTTTGCGCCGATCAAGCCGCGTTTGAAGCTCAACACCAAGTTGGCCAATCAGGGACAGGACCTGGAGCAGGATGACCTGCCGCCAGGATCTCCGCCGCCGCCCCTGCGAGATCCACCGGATATTTTCGTGAATAACGCCCTGGCCTCGCCCTATCAGCGACGGGTGTCTCCACAA ACGGATTCGGTAAACTTGGAGTCGATTCTGAACGACATCGAGACCATTTCGGAGGACATACTGGCCATTCAGCTGGAGAAGAGCAAGTCGCGCGATAATCTAagccacagcaacaacaaggacGATGATCGGGCGAAGAAACCCTATCGCTCCGAGATGAATTTGTATCTGCAGTACGACGGCACAAATCCGACCATATCACCCGCCACAACGGAAACCGAAATCGGAACGGCTACCCCGGCGGTGACCACCTCCAGTGAGTCCGGAAACAGTGGGAGCAGTAAATTAGTGCGTCGCACCAGGTCCTTGGAGCGGGAGCACACCGACAGTCCTGCACCACACATTCCGGACCCCATGGCTCCGTTTCCCGACAAGTGCACCTACCTGGGCTTCGACCAGGTAAATCAGGCGGTCGGTGGGGCCGGAGGAGTGCCTCCTCAATCGCCGAATGGCCAGAGGCCGCCCATTGCAGCCAAGCCGAATGTACCGCTTAAGCCACCGCCCCCGCTGCCACCCGCCCGCAGGCCAACCATGCCCACAGAACCACCGCCCCCGCCTCCAGCCACTTCCGCTTCCGGCGTAGTCGGCCTGCCGCCCAACAAGAGCCACCTGTACAAGTCACTCGCCTCGGCGGCTGCCAAAAGAGCCATATTCCGCTCATCGCCATCGCAGTTAACCAGGTCCCTGGACGTGGATCTCTCGGCAACGGAGGGGGAGGCGGGCGTGGAGCAGTCGGCGGCTGCAAAT ATGGATGAGCTGGCGCGGCGAAAGGCGCGACGCGTATCCATCGTGTGTGGATCCGGACAGGGGGCCCAGGCCCAGCCGGATGAGGTGGGCACTCCCGTGACTACCGTGCCCATGGCTACCGCCAGTTGTGTGGACCTGAGCACCGTGCTCACCCATCCGAGCATCAAGGCCTTCAAGATGAGTCACAGCACCCCCAGTTCACCGCATTCCTCGCGTCGTCGCACCAACAGCAACTCGATGGCACCTACACCGGGAGCGTCGGCGGGTGGTGGACACCACCCCGAGGTCGGGGCCACTGCGTCGGCACCGCCCAGCACCACCCACCATCACCACCATCGCAAGGAGGGTAGTGATCCGGTTCCCATGACGGCCACTGTCAGTCGGACCAAGTGCTCCAGGCGGCACTCCGAGGGCACTGTTCACACAGTGCACAGGAACAGCGCCGccagcggaggaggaggaggtcacCACCACCACAGCCACAGCCACCACCATCCGCACAGCGGGATGGTGATCAGCACCAACCCGCACCACAGCCACCATTCCCACCAGGACAGCAACCACGAGACGGTCACCTCGCTGTCCGATCGCAACTCCAACAGCTTCGCCTCCTCGCGAGAGTCCTCCACGAGCTTTAGCATGCGCTCCACTCGCCGGAAGATCTCGGTCAGTTCGCACACGGGCGGCAAGATTCCGTGGTGCGGCTGCTGGGGCAACGGGTGCCTCTAG
- the LOC108057671 gene encoding uncharacterized protein isoform X2: protein MLRERRRHAHFKLNSRLDRKSSRGMIYENEELRLRTININAEVERGQSDIKRLRRENEQLRREIWTLRDECDRLNKRFKAKLNEHEFGGCRGSGGSGGTCHAYRCSGGGGGRGSGGCDVNSDDSDSCDTCRGADDGHCSDECCQEGGSCAPLKPPLPPEVPSHPSPSKSEEGSTGTQNKEQQQPLHFDHLSVVSEETLSNPELMIVQQQEHLTICPPDPHGSQSTLPSMMGPLTPLTPIELVANQLNDLQAMVPPLSYFENILTQHMGARNAAQTPSPELGTSSSTTTGKTMRHTNGWDYNLQSPFTQRKYSDLSSPSRSPPPPVSTMTTFVPTSTLQTMPRIAVNAPSAHLPEGGDIETVAITTNATQHALNSPKHFFAPIKPRLKLNTKLANQGQDLEQDDLPPGSPPPPLRDPPDIFVNNALASPYQRRVSPQVSPRHRRSTHSHCHAHSHQRSRQRPQPTHCSLHRAVVDVAAAVGLGEVGPHPGSSVLDIYTAALAAAAAARCSPLPTVRSAEPIYATAQKPGQSTCISATALTQPVMTITTHSTKTTTSPLRLALASKSKALGEAKRVAKSAENVSQTDSVNLESILNDIETISEDILAIQLEKSKSRDNLSHSNNKDDDRAKKPYRSEMNLYLQYDGTNPTISPATTETEIGTATPAVTTSSESGNSGSSKLVRRTRSLEREHTDSPAPHIPDPMAPFPDKCTYLGFDQVNQAVGGAGGVPPQSPNGQRPPIAAKPNVPLKPPPPLPPARRPTMPTEPPPPPPATSASGVVGLPPNKSHLYKSLASAAAKRAIFRSSPSQLTRSLDVDLSATEGEAGVEQSAAANMDELARRKARRVSIVCGSGQGAQAQPDEVGTPVTTVPMATASCVDLSTVLTHPSIKAFKMSHSTPSSPHSSRRRTNSNSMAPTPGASAGGGHHPEVGATASAPPSTTHHHHHRKEGSDPVPMTATVSRTKCSRRHSEGTVHTVHRNSAASGGGGGHHHHSHSHHHPHSGMVISTNPHHSHHSHQDSNHETVTSLSDRNSNSFASSRESSTSFSMRSTRRKISVSSHTGGKIPWCGCWGNGCL from the exons ATGCTCCGAGAACGAAGACGTCATGCACACTTTAAGCTAAACAGCAG ATTGGACAGAAAGTCTTCGCGGGGCATGATATACGAAAATGAGGAGCTCAGGCTGCGCACCATTAACATTAATGCAGAAGTGGAACGAG GGCAATCGGACATTAAGCGCCTGCGGCGGGAGAACGAGCAACTGCGTCGGGAAATCTGGACTTTGAGGGACGAGTGCGACAGGCTTAACAAGCGCTTCAAAGCGAAACTCAATGAGCACGAGTTCGGTGGCTGCCGGGGCAGCGGAGGGAGTGGCGGCACCTGCCACGCCTACCGCTGCAGCGGCggaggcggtgggcgtggGAGCGGAGGTTGTGATGTAAACAGTGAT GACTCTGACTCATGTGATACGTGTCGCGGGGCAGATGATGGCCACTGCAGCGATGAGTGCTGTCAGGAGGGCGGATCCTGTGCGCCGCTGAAGCCCCCTCTTCCGCCGGAGGTGCCCAGCCACCCGTCTCCATCCAAGAGCGAGGAGGGTAGCACTGGGACCCAGaacaaggagcagcagcagcccttGCACTTCGATCACCTGTCGGTGGTCTCTGAGGAGACCCTGAGCAATCCAGAACTTATGATCgtccagcagcaggagcacctAACGATCTGCCCGCCCGACCCCCACGGGTCGCAGAGCACGCTGCCCAGCATGATGGGACCGCTCACCCCGCTGACGCCCATCGAACTGGTGGCCAACCAGCTGAACGACCTGCAGGCTATGGTGCCACCATTGTCCTACTTCGAGAACATCCTCACGCAGCACATGGGCGCACGTAATGCGG ccCAAACGCCTTCTCCGGAGTTGGGAACCAGTTCGAGCACCACCACCGGCAAGACGATGCGGCACACGAACGGCTGGGACTACAACCTGCAGTCGCCCTTCACGCAGCGCAAATACTCCGATCTGTCGTCGCCGTCCCGCTCGCCACCGCCGCCTGTGAGCACGATGACCACCTTTGTGCCCACGTCCACCCTGCAGACGATGCCCAGGATCGCTGTGAATGCGCCATCTGCACATCTGCCGGAAGGCGGCGACATCGAAACGGTGGCCATCACCACGAATGCCACGCAACATGCGCTCAACAGTCCAAAGCACTTCTTTGCGCCGATCAAGCCGCGTTTGAAGCTCAACACCAAGTTGGCCAATCAGGGACAGGACCTGGAGCAGGATGACCTGCCGCCAGGATCTCCGCCGCCGCCCCTGCGAGATCCACCGGATATTTTCGTGAATAACGCCCTGGCCTCGCCCTATCAGCGACGGGTGTCTCCACAAGTAAGTCCTCGTCACCGGCGGTCCACTCACTCgcattgccacgcccacagccACCAGCGCAGCCGCCAACGCCCACAGCCCACCCACTGCTCCCTGCATCGGGCGGTGGTGGATGTGGCCGCTGCCGTCGGTTTGGGGGAGGTGGGCCCGCATCCGGGTTCCAGTGTCCTCGACATTTACACCGCTGCTCTGGCGGCAGCCGCTGCCGCCAGGTGCTCTCCGCTTCCGACGGTCCGGTCCGCGGAACCCATCTATGCCACCGCACAAAAGCCCGGCCAGAGTACGTGCATCTCGGCCACGGCTCTCACACAGCCGGTGATGACCATCACCACCCATTCCACCAAGACCACCACTTCGCCACTAAGATTGGCATTGGCCAGCAAATCGAAGGCCCTTGGCGAGGCCAAGAGGGTGGCCAAGTCCGCGGAGAACGTCAGTCAG ACGGATTCGGTAAACTTGGAGTCGATTCTGAACGACATCGAGACCATTTCGGAGGACATACTGGCCATTCAGCTGGAGAAGAGCAAGTCGCGCGATAATCTAagccacagcaacaacaaggacGATGATCGGGCGAAGAAACCCTATCGCTCCGAGATGAATTTGTATCTGCAGTACGACGGCACAAATCCGACCATATCACCCGCCACAACGGAAACCGAAATCGGAACGGCTACCCCGGCGGTGACCACCTCCAGTGAGTCCGGAAACAGTGGGAGCAGTAAATTAGTGCGTCGCACCAGGTCCTTGGAGCGGGAGCACACCGACAGTCCTGCACCACACATTCCGGACCCCATGGCTCCGTTTCCCGACAAGTGCACCTACCTGGGCTTCGACCAGGTAAATCAGGCGGTCGGTGGGGCCGGAGGAGTGCCTCCTCAATCGCCGAATGGCCAGAGGCCGCCCATTGCAGCCAAGCCGAATGTACCGCTTAAGCCACCGCCCCCGCTGCCACCCGCCCGCAGGCCAACCATGCCCACAGAACCACCGCCCCCGCCTCCAGCCACTTCCGCTTCCGGCGTAGTCGGCCTGCCGCCCAACAAGAGCCACCTGTACAAGTCACTCGCCTCGGCGGCTGCCAAAAGAGCCATATTCCGCTCATCGCCATCGCAGTTAACCAGGTCCCTGGACGTGGATCTCTCGGCAACGGAGGGGGAGGCGGGCGTGGAGCAGTCGGCGGCTGCAAAT ATGGATGAGCTGGCGCGGCGAAAGGCGCGACGCGTATCCATCGTGTGTGGATCCGGACAGGGGGCCCAGGCCCAGCCGGATGAGGTGGGCACTCCCGTGACTACCGTGCCCATGGCTACCGCCAGTTGTGTGGACCTGAGCACCGTGCTCACCCATCCGAGCATCAAGGCCTTCAAGATGAGTCACAGCACCCCCAGTTCACCGCATTCCTCGCGTCGTCGCACCAACAGCAACTCGATGGCACCTACACCGGGAGCGTCGGCGGGTGGTGGACACCACCCCGAGGTCGGGGCCACTGCGTCGGCACCGCCCAGCACCACCCACCATCACCACCATCGCAAGGAGGGTAGTGATCCGGTTCCCATGACGGCCACTGTCAGTCGGACCAAGTGCTCCAGGCGGCACTCCGAGGGCACTGTTCACACAGTGCACAGGAACAGCGCCGccagcggaggaggaggaggtcacCACCACCACAGCCACAGCCACCACCATCCGCACAGCGGGATGGTGATCAGCACCAACCCGCACCACAGCCACCATTCCCACCAGGACAGCAACCACGAGACGGTCACCTCGCTGTCCGATCGCAACTCCAACAGCTTCGCCTCCTCGCGAGAGTCCTCCACGAGCTTTAGCATGCGCTCCACTCGCCGGAAGATCTCGGTCAGTTCGCACACGGGCGGCAAGATTCCGTGGTGCGGCTGCTGGGGCAACGGGTGCCTCTAG
- the LOC108057671 gene encoding uncharacterized protein isoform X5, whose protein sequence is MLRERRRHAHFKLNSRLDRKSSRGMIYENEELRLRTININAEVERGQSDIKRLRRENEQLRREIWTLRDECDRLNKRFKAKLNEHEFGGCRGSGGSGGTCHAYRCSGGGGGRGSGGCDVNSDDSDSCDTCRGADDGHCSDECCQEGGSCAPLKPPLPPEVPSHPSPSKSEEGSTGTQNKEQQQPLHFDHLSVVSEETLSNPELMIVQQQEHLTICPPDPHGSQSTLPSMMGPLTPLTPIELVANQLNDLQAMVPPLSYFENILTQHMGARNAAQTPSPELGTSSSTTTGKTMRHTNGWDYNLQSPFTQRKYSDLSSPSRSPPPPVSTMTTFVPTSTLQTMPRIAVNAPSAHLPEGGDIETVAITTNATQHALNSPKHFFAPIKPRLKLNTKLANQGQDLEQDDLPPGSPPPPLRDPPDIFVNNALASPYQRRVSPQTDSVNLESILNDIETISEDILAIQLEKSKSRDNLSHSNNKDDDRAKKPYRSEMNLYLQYDGTNPTISPATTETEIGTATPAVTTSSESGNSGSSKLVRRTRSLEREHTDSPAPHIPDPMAPFPDKCTYLGFDQVNQAVGGAGGVPPQSPNGQRPPIAAKPNVPLKPPPPLPPARRPTMPTEPPPPPPATSASGVVGLPPNKSHLYKSLASAAAKRAIFRSSPSQLTRSLDVDLSATEGEAGVEQSAAANMDELARRKARRVSIVCGSGQGAQAQPDEVGTPVTTVPMATASCVDLSTVLTHPSIKAFKMSHSTPSSPHSSRRRTNSNSMAPTPGASAGGGHHPEVGATASAPPSTTHHHHHRKEGSDPVPMTATVSRTKCSRRHSEGTVHTVHRNSAASGGGGGHHHHSHSHHHPHSGMVISTNPHHSHHSHQDSNHETVTSLSDRNSNSFASSRESSTSFSMRSTRRKISVSSHTGGKIPWCGCWGNGCL, encoded by the exons ATGCTCCGAGAACGAAGACGTCATGCACACTTTAAGCTAAACAGCAG ATTGGACAGAAAGTCTTCGCGGGGCATGATATACGAAAATGAGGAGCTCAGGCTGCGCACCATTAACATTAATGCAGAAGTGGAACGAG GGCAATCGGACATTAAGCGCCTGCGGCGGGAGAACGAGCAACTGCGTCGGGAAATCTGGACTTTGAGGGACGAGTGCGACAGGCTTAACAAGCGCTTCAAAGCGAAACTCAATGAGCACGAGTTCGGTGGCTGCCGGGGCAGCGGAGGGAGTGGCGGCACCTGCCACGCCTACCGCTGCAGCGGCggaggcggtgggcgtggGAGCGGAGGTTGTGATGTAAACAGTGAT GACTCTGACTCATGTGATACGTGTCGCGGGGCAGATGATGGCCACTGCAGCGATGAGTGCTGTCAGGAGGGCGGATCCTGTGCGCCGCTGAAGCCCCCTCTTCCGCCGGAGGTGCCCAGCCACCCGTCTCCATCCAAGAGCGAGGAGGGTAGCACTGGGACCCAGaacaaggagcagcagcagcccttGCACTTCGATCACCTGTCGGTGGTCTCTGAGGAGACCCTGAGCAATCCAGAACTTATGATCgtccagcagcaggagcacctAACGATCTGCCCGCCCGACCCCCACGGGTCGCAGAGCACGCTGCCCAGCATGATGGGACCGCTCACCCCGCTGACGCCCATCGAACTGGTGGCCAACCAGCTGAACGACCTGCAGGCTATGGTGCCACCATTGTCCTACTTCGAGAACATCCTCACGCAGCACATGGGCGCACGTAATGCGG ccCAAACGCCTTCTCCGGAGTTGGGAACCAGTTCGAGCACCACCACCGGCAAGACGATGCGGCACACGAACGGCTGGGACTACAACCTGCAGTCGCCCTTCACGCAGCGCAAATACTCCGATCTGTCGTCGCCGTCCCGCTCGCCACCGCCGCCTGTGAGCACGATGACCACCTTTGTGCCCACGTCCACCCTGCAGACGATGCCCAGGATCGCTGTGAATGCGCCATCTGCACATCTGCCGGAAGGCGGCGACATCGAAACGGTGGCCATCACCACGAATGCCACGCAACATGCGCTCAACAGTCCAAAGCACTTCTTTGCGCCGATCAAGCCGCGTTTGAAGCTCAACACCAAGTTGGCCAATCAGGGACAGGACCTGGAGCAGGATGACCTGCCGCCAGGATCTCCGCCGCCGCCCCTGCGAGATCCACCGGATATTTTCGTGAATAACGCCCTGGCCTCGCCCTATCAGCGACGGGTGTCTCCACAA ACGGATTCGGTAAACTTGGAGTCGATTCTGAACGACATCGAGACCATTTCGGAGGACATACTGGCCATTCAGCTGGAGAAGAGCAAGTCGCGCGATAATCTAagccacagcaacaacaaggacGATGATCGGGCGAAGAAACCCTATCGCTCCGAGATGAATTTGTATCTGCAGTACGACGGCACAAATCCGACCATATCACCCGCCACAACGGAAACCGAAATCGGAACGGCTACCCCGGCGGTGACCACCTCCAGTGAGTCCGGAAACAGTGGGAGCAGTAAATTAGTGCGTCGCACCAGGTCCTTGGAGCGGGAGCACACCGACAGTCCTGCACCACACATTCCGGACCCCATGGCTCCGTTTCCCGACAAGTGCACCTACCTGGGCTTCGACCAGGTAAATCAGGCGGTCGGTGGGGCCGGAGGAGTGCCTCCTCAATCGCCGAATGGCCAGAGGCCGCCCATTGCAGCCAAGCCGAATGTACCGCTTAAGCCACCGCCCCCGCTGCCACCCGCCCGCAGGCCAACCATGCCCACAGAACCACCGCCCCCGCCTCCAGCCACTTCCGCTTCCGGCGTAGTCGGCCTGCCGCCCAACAAGAGCCACCTGTACAAGTCACTCGCCTCGGCGGCTGCCAAAAGAGCCATATTCCGCTCATCGCCATCGCAGTTAACCAGGTCCCTGGACGTGGATCTCTCGGCAACGGAGGGGGAGGCGGGCGTGGAGCAGTCGGCGGCTGCAAAT ATGGATGAGCTGGCGCGGCGAAAGGCGCGACGCGTATCCATCGTGTGTGGATCCGGACAGGGGGCCCAGGCCCAGCCGGATGAGGTGGGCACTCCCGTGACTACCGTGCCCATGGCTACCGCCAGTTGTGTGGACCTGAGCACCGTGCTCACCCATCCGAGCATCAAGGCCTTCAAGATGAGTCACAGCACCCCCAGTTCACCGCATTCCTCGCGTCGTCGCACCAACAGCAACTCGATGGCACCTACACCGGGAGCGTCGGCGGGTGGTGGACACCACCCCGAGGTCGGGGCCACTGCGTCGGCACCGCCCAGCACCACCCACCATCACCACCATCGCAAGGAGGGTAGTGATCCGGTTCCCATGACGGCCACTGTCAGTCGGACCAAGTGCTCCAGGCGGCACTCCGAGGGCACTGTTCACACAGTGCACAGGAACAGCGCCGccagcggaggaggaggaggtcacCACCACCACAGCCACAGCCACCACCATCCGCACAGCGGGATGGTGATCAGCACCAACCCGCACCACAGCCACCATTCCCACCAGGACAGCAACCACGAGACGGTCACCTCGCTGTCCGATCGCAACTCCAACAGCTTCGCCTCCTCGCGAGAGTCCTCCACGAGCTTTAGCATGCGCTCCACTCGCCGGAAGATCTCGGTCAGTTCGCACACGGGCGGCAAGATTCCGTGGTGCGGCTGCTGGGGCAACGGGTGCCTCTAG